A genomic stretch from Theobroma cacao cultivar B97-61/B2 chromosome 4, Criollo_cocoa_genome_V2, whole genome shotgun sequence includes:
- the LOC18601247 gene encoding sucrose synthase 5, translating into MASTSTLKRTDSIADNMPNALKQSQYYMKRCFGTYIEKGARIMKLKELRDEMEKVIDDKSERDQVLEGFLGSMFSAVQEAVVIPPHVTFAVRPTPGYWEFVKVNSLDLSDVKQVTSTDYLKLKEMITDASWSKDENALEVDFGAFDFSMPKLTMSSSIGNGLNFVSKFVTAKLSGRVENAQPLVDYLLSLEYQGEKLMINETLNTAAKLQMALIVAEVSLSDLPRDTPYQNLELRFREWGFERGWGDTAERVQETMRSLSEVLQAPDPQNLEKFFSKLPIVFKVVVFSPHGYFGQSDVLGLPDTGGQVVYILDQVKAMEEELLHRIKCQGLNIKPQILVVTRLIPDARGTKCNQEWEPIIGTKYSHILRVPFRTDSGVLRRWVSRFDIYPYLERFAQDVTSKIQEAMEGKPDLIIGNYTDGNLVASLIASKLGITQATIAHALEKTKYEDSDIKWKELDPKYHFSCQFIADTIAMNATDFIITSTYQEIAGSKDRPGQYESHAAFTLPGLCRVVSGINVYDPKFNIAAPGADQSVYFPYTETEKRFRQFHPVIEELLYSKADNDEHIGYLADRKKPIIFSMARLDTVKNLTGLTEWYGKNKRLRSLVNLVIVGGFFDPSKSKDREEVAEINKMHAVIENYQLKGQIRWIAAQSDRNRNGELYRCIADTKGAFVQPALYEAFGLTVIEAMNCGLPTFATNQGGPAEIIVDGVSGFHINPTNGDESSNKIADFFEKCKANPGHWNQFSADGLKRINECYTWKIYANKVLNMGCIYSFWKQLNKDQKQAKQRYIQAFYSLQFRNLVRNVPIASDGTQQPESKPAGKPQSTQSTRRSQSRLQRLFGA; encoded by the exons ATGGCCTCTACATCGACATTGAAGCGTACCGACTCCATAGCTGACAACATGCCGAATGCCTTGAAGCAGAGCCAGTACTACATGAAAAGGTGCTTTGGTACGTACATCGAGAAGGGCGCAAGGATAATGAAGCTAAAAGAATTAAGGGATGAAATGGAGAAGGTGATAGATGACAAGAGTGAGAGAGACCAGGTCTTGGAGGGATTCTTGGGCAGTATGTTTTCTGCAGTTCAG GAAGCGGTTGTTATTCCCCCTCATGTCACCTTTGCTGTAAGACCAACTCCTGGCTATTGGGAATTTGTAAAGGTCAACTCCCTTGACCTCTCGGACGTCAAACAAGTCACCTCCACAGACTATTTGAAACTCAAAGAGATGATAACCGATGCTAGTTG GTCAAAAGATGAAAATGCCTTGGAGGTGGATTTTGGAGCGTTTGACTTTTCAATGCCTAAATTAACAATGTCTTCTTCCATTGGAAATGGActcaattttgtttcaaaGTTCGTAACTGCCAAGCTAAGTGGGCGTGTAGAAAATGCACAACCCCTTGTAGATTACTTGCTCTCACTCGAATATCAAGGAGAG AAACTTATGATAAATGAGACACTTAACACAGCAGCAAAGCTTCAGATGGCTCTTATAGTAGCCGAAGTTTCCCTCTCAGATCTCCCCAGGGACACCCCATACCAAAATCTGGAGCTAAG GTTCAGGGAATGGGGCTTTGAAAGAGGATGGGGTGATACTGCCGAAAGAGTGCAAGAGACGATGAGATCACTCTCAGAAGTGCTCCAAGCCCCAGATCCCCAGAACTTGGAGAAGTTTTTTAGCAAACTTCCGATAGTATTCAAGGTTGTAGTATTCTCTCCTCATGGCTATTTTGGCCAGTCAGATGTCCTTGGCTTGCCAGACACTGGTGGGCAG GTTGTTTACATTTTAGATCAAGTGAAGGCCATGGAGGAGGAATTGCTCCACCGAATCAAATGCCAAGGGCTCAACATAAAGCCTCAAATACTCGTG GTCACACGACTAATACCTGATGCCCGAGGAACCAAGTGCAACCAGGAGTGGGAACCAATCATTGGCACCAAATACAGTCATATCCTGCGGGTGCCCTTCAGGACAGATAGTGGAGTCCTACGCCGATGGGTTTCACGTTTTGACATTTATCCCTATCTGGAGAGGTTTGCGCAG GATGTTACATCCAAGATCCAAGAAGCAATGGAGGGAAAACCAGATCTTATAATTGGAAACTACACTGATGGGAATTTAGTAGCATCTCTAATAGCTAGCAAACTTGGGATAACCCAG GCAACTATTGCGCATGCTTTAGAGAAGACTAAGTATGAAGACTCAGACATCAAGTGGAAGGAACTTGATCCAAAGTATCATTTTTCATGCCAATTCATAGCTGATACCATTGCGATGAATGCAACAGATTTCATTATAACAAGCACATACCAGGAGATTGCAGGAAG CAAAGACAGACCCGGCCAGTATGAGAGCCATGCTGCATTTACACTCCCAGGGCTCTGCAGAGTCGTTTCAGGCATCAACGTTTATGACCCCAAATTCAACATCGCTGCTCCTGGGGCTGACCAATCCGTATACTTCCCATACACAGAGACAGAAAAACGATTCAGACAATTTCATCCTGTCATTGAAGAACTCCTTTACAGTAAAGCGGATAATGATGAACACAT TGGTTATCTAGCTGACAGGAAGAAACCTATTATCTTCTCAATGGCAAGACTTGACACAGTGAAGAACTTGACTGGATTAACTGAATGGTATGGGAAAAACAAGAGGCTGCGAAGCTTGGTCAACCTTGTTATAGTAGGGGGCTTCTTTGATCCATCTAAATCAAAAGATAGGGAAGAAGTGGCTGAAATAAACAAGATGCATGCAGTAATAGAGAATTACCAACTCAAGGGCCAGATCAGATGGATAGCGGCCCAGAGTGATAGGAATAGAAATGGTGAACTCTACCGCTGCATTGCTGATACAAAGGGAGCTTTTGTTCAGCCTGCTTTGTATGAAGCATTTGGACTTACAGTCATTGAGGCAATGAACTGTGGTTTGCCCACCTTTGCAACCAATCAAGGAGGCCCAGCAGAAATAATTGTGGACGGAGTTTCTGGTTTCCACATTAATCCTACCAATGGGGATGAGTCAAGCAACAAAATTGCTGATTTCTTTGAGAAATGCAAGGCGAATCCGGGACACTGGAATCAGTTTTCAGCAGATGGCTTGAAACGTATAAATGAATG CTACACCTGGAAAATTTATGCAAACAAGGTATTGAATATGGGGTGCATCTATAGCTTCTGGAAACAACTGAATAAGGATCAGAAACAAGCAAAACAGAGATACATTCAAGCATTTTATAGTCTCCAATTCAGGAATCTG GTAAGGAATGTACCAATTGCAAGTGATGGAACTCAACAACCAGAGTCAAAGCCAGCAGGCAAACCACAGTCCACACAGAG CACCAGACGCTCTCAGTCACGGCTTCAAAG GTTGTTTGGAGCTTAA